A region from the Clavibacter sp. A6099 genome encodes:
- the topA gene encoding type I DNA topoisomerase: MPGTKKLVIVESPAKAKTIAQYLGSGYEVQASVGHIRDLIEPKNLPPELKKGTLGKFSVDVENGFEPYYVVSDQKKKTVADLKRALKDADELFLATDEDREGEAIAWHLLQVLKPKVPVKRMVFHEITKEAIERARDSTRDIDTALVDAQETRRILDRLYGYEVSPVLWRKVGPGLSAGRVQSAATRLVVDRERERLAFVTASYWDLTASLSPVDQQLPFDARLVRIDGARIATGRDFDDKGALKNDSRPLDASSAEALAEALRDPSVPLKVQSVESKPYTRRPAAPFTTSTLQQEAARKLRFSARQTMSVAQSLYENGYITYMRTDSPSLSQQAINAARKQAAELYGPETVPDKPRLYAGKSKNAQEAHEAVRPAGETFRTPQQLASTLRGNDHKLYDLIWKRTIASQMADAKGSTASVVIAAGPTSAGEVAEFAASGTVITFRGFLAAYEESRDEERHGAAEPREAKLPDLKKGQDLRLVDVDAKGHETSPPPRYTEASLVKTLEELGIGRPSTYAAIISTIVDRGYVTPRGTALVPNWIAFSVVRLLEEFFTELVQYDFTAGMEDDLDRIAEGSAERVDWLKGFYYGNDAHKGLRPTIDNLGEIDAKEINSLRIADDITLRIGKYGPYLEVHEEGAAADATPRRVNLPEDLAPDELTAAKARELIDAPVVTDRVIGINPENGKQVVAKDGRYGPYVTELDPEPEEAPAAPADGVDPATGEVLESASATTTAAPAKKAPARKPAAKKAAAVKPRTASIFKSMDLATVDLETALRLLDLPRVVGEDPETATAITAQNGKYGPYLKKGTDSRSLTNEEQIFEIDLPGALEVFAQPKYGARRPSSALKEFDADPVSGKGIKVKDGRFGPYVTDGETNATIPKSESVEDIDFDRAVELLADKRAKGPAKPKSKAKAPAKAKAKAPAKAKTTAAKSTAAKTGTAKTTAANSTTAKTATAKTTAARSAAATKAAATRAANKAAAAAATASDAT; encoded by the coding sequence GTGCCCGGCACGAAGAAGTTGGTCATCGTCGAGTCGCCGGCCAAGGCCAAGACGATCGCCCAGTACCTGGGCAGCGGCTACGAGGTGCAGGCCTCCGTCGGCCACATCCGCGACCTCATCGAGCCCAAGAACCTGCCGCCCGAGCTGAAGAAGGGCACGCTCGGCAAGTTCTCCGTCGACGTGGAGAACGGCTTCGAGCCGTACTACGTCGTCAGCGACCAGAAGAAGAAGACGGTCGCCGACCTCAAGCGGGCGCTCAAGGACGCCGACGAGCTCTTCCTCGCGACGGATGAGGACCGCGAGGGCGAGGCCATCGCGTGGCACCTGCTCCAGGTGCTGAAGCCGAAGGTGCCGGTCAAGCGCATGGTCTTCCACGAGATCACCAAGGAGGCCATCGAGCGAGCCCGCGACAGCACGCGCGACATCGACACGGCCCTCGTGGACGCGCAGGAGACGCGACGCATCCTCGACCGCCTCTACGGCTACGAGGTGTCGCCCGTCCTCTGGCGCAAGGTGGGGCCCGGCCTCTCCGCGGGCCGCGTGCAGTCCGCCGCGACGCGGCTGGTCGTTGACCGCGAGCGCGAGCGGCTGGCCTTCGTCACCGCCTCGTACTGGGATCTGACGGCATCGCTCTCGCCGGTCGACCAGCAGCTGCCGTTCGACGCCCGCCTCGTCCGCATCGACGGTGCGCGCATCGCCACGGGCCGCGACTTCGACGACAAGGGCGCGCTCAAGAACGACTCGCGCCCGCTCGACGCGAGCAGCGCGGAAGCCCTCGCGGAGGCGCTCCGCGACCCGTCCGTGCCGCTGAAGGTGCAGAGCGTCGAGTCGAAGCCCTACACGCGTCGCCCCGCCGCGCCGTTCACCACGTCCACGCTGCAGCAGGAGGCGGCGCGCAAGCTCCGCTTCTCCGCGCGGCAGACCATGAGCGTCGCGCAGTCGCTCTACGAGAACGGCTACATCACCTACATGCGCACCGACTCGCCCTCGCTCTCGCAGCAGGCGATCAACGCGGCGCGCAAGCAGGCAGCGGAGCTCTACGGGCCCGAGACCGTGCCGGACAAGCCGCGCCTCTACGCGGGCAAGAGCAAGAACGCGCAGGAGGCCCACGAGGCCGTCCGTCCCGCCGGGGAGACCTTCCGCACGCCGCAGCAGCTCGCATCCACGCTGCGCGGCAACGACCACAAGCTCTACGACCTCATCTGGAAGCGCACCATCGCCTCGCAGATGGCCGACGCGAAGGGATCCACCGCGTCGGTCGTCATCGCCGCGGGCCCCACGTCCGCGGGCGAGGTGGCCGAGTTCGCCGCCTCGGGCACGGTCATCACGTTCCGCGGGTTCCTTGCCGCGTACGAGGAGAGCCGCGACGAGGAGCGCCACGGCGCGGCCGAGCCGCGCGAGGCCAAGCTGCCCGACCTCAAGAAGGGCCAGGACCTGCGCCTCGTCGACGTCGACGCGAAGGGGCACGAGACCAGCCCCCCGCCGCGCTACACGGAGGCGAGCCTCGTCAAGACGCTCGAGGAGCTGGGGATCGGTCGTCCGTCGACCTACGCGGCCATCATCTCGACGATCGTCGACCGCGGCTACGTCACGCCGCGCGGCACGGCCCTCGTCCCGAACTGGATCGCCTTCTCGGTGGTGCGGCTGCTCGAGGAGTTCTTCACCGAGCTCGTGCAGTACGACTTCACCGCGGGCATGGAGGACGACCTCGACCGCATCGCGGAGGGTTCGGCCGAGCGCGTCGACTGGCTGAAGGGCTTCTACTACGGCAACGACGCGCACAAGGGGCTCCGCCCCACCATCGACAACCTCGGCGAGATCGACGCCAAGGAGATCAACTCGCTGCGCATCGCGGATGACATCACGCTGCGCATCGGCAAGTACGGGCCCTACCTGGAGGTCCACGAGGAGGGTGCCGCCGCGGACGCGACGCCTCGCCGCGTCAACCTGCCGGAGGACCTCGCGCCGGACGAGCTGACGGCGGCCAAGGCCCGCGAGCTCATCGACGCACCGGTCGTCACCGATCGCGTCATCGGCATCAACCCCGAGAACGGCAAGCAGGTCGTGGCGAAGGACGGTCGCTACGGCCCCTACGTCACCGAGCTCGATCCCGAGCCCGAGGAGGCGCCCGCCGCCCCCGCTGACGGCGTCGACCCGGCGACGGGTGAGGTGCTCGAGAGCGCGTCGGCGACGACCACTGCTGCACCCGCGAAGAAGGCGCCCGCCAGGAAGCCGGCGGCGAAGAAGGCGGCGGCCGTCAAGCCGCGCACCGCCTCCATCTTCAAGTCGATGGACCTCGCCACGGTCGACCTCGAGACGGCGCTGCGGCTGCTCGACCTCCCGCGGGTCGTGGGCGAGGATCCGGAGACGGCAACAGCCATCACCGCGCAGAACGGCAAGTACGGCCCGTACCTGAAGAAGGGCACGGACTCGCGCTCGCTCACGAACGAGGAGCAGATCTTCGAGATCGACCTGCCCGGTGCCCTCGAGGTGTTCGCGCAGCCCAAGTACGGCGCCCGGCGCCCGTCGAGCGCGCTGAAGGAGTTCGACGCGGATCCCGTGAGCGGCAAGGGCATCAAGGTGAAGGACGGGCGCTTCGGTCCGTACGTCACGGACGGCGAGACCAACGCGACGATCCCGAAGAGCGAGTCCGTCGAGGACATCGACTTCGACCGTGCGGTCGAGCTCCTCGCCGACAAGCGCGCCAAGGGGCCGGCGAAGCCCAAGTCCAAGGCCAAGGCTCCGGCCAAGGCGAAGGCCAAGGCACCCGCAAAGGCGAAGACGACGGCAGCGAAGTCGACCGCGGCGAAGACCGGCACCGCGAAGACGACCGCCGCGAACTCGACCACCGCGAAGACC